The Acidobacteriota bacterium genome includes a region encoding these proteins:
- the rplN gene encoding 50S ribosomal protein L14, translating into MIQMRSILDVADNSGARKISVINPIGGSVGRYARLGDIVTASVKEATPASNVKKGQVVKAVVVRTRKEQRRKDGSYIRFDRNAAVLINDEGEPIGTRVFGPVARELRQKKFMKIISLAPEVI; encoded by the coding sequence ATGATTCAGATGCGGTCGATCCTCGATGTCGCCGACAACTCCGGCGCCAGGAAGATCTCGGTGATCAACCCGATTGGCGGTTCGGTGGGGCGCTACGCGCGGCTCGGCGACATCGTGACGGCGTCGGTCAAGGAAGCGACGCCCGCTTCGAACGTCAAGAAGGGCCAGGTCGTCAAGGCCGTCGTCGTCCGGACCCGGAAGGAGCAGCGCCGCAAGGATGGCAGCTACATCCGGTTCGACCGGAATGCCGCGGTGCTGATCAACGATGAGGGCGAACCCATCGGCACCCGCGTGTTCGGGCCGGTGGCGCGCGAGTTGCGCCAGAAGAAGTTCATGAAGATCATTTCACTCGCGCCCGAGGTGATTTAG
- the rpsC gene encoding 30S ribosomal protein S3, with amino-acid sequence MGQKVHPYGFRLGFNKTWRSRWYADRDYAKLLHEDLALRSSLKARFQHAGVSKIEIERAANKLKIDIHTSRPGIIIGRKGTEVDKLKQEIQKRTSREVFINIQEIQKPELDAQLIAESVAMQLEKRVAFRRAMRKAVESALRFGARGIKVRVSGRLNGAEIARSEWYLHGQLPLQTLRADIDYGQAEAGTTYGRIGVKVWLYKGERLVPRTGREEEYRTPRRAPRASA; translated from the coding sequence GTGGGTCAGAAGGTTCACCCATACGGGTTCCGGCTGGGCTTCAACAAGACCTGGCGCTCGCGCTGGTACGCGGATCGCGACTACGCGAAACTGCTGCACGAGGATCTGGCGCTGCGCTCGTCGTTGAAGGCGCGGTTCCAGCATGCGGGCGTTTCGAAGATCGAGATCGAGCGCGCAGCGAACAAGCTGAAGATCGACATCCACACCTCGCGGCCGGGCATCATCATCGGCCGCAAGGGGACGGAAGTCGACAAGTTGAAGCAGGAGATCCAGAAGCGGACGAGCCGCGAGGTCTTCATCAACATCCAGGAGATCCAGAAGCCTGAGCTCGACGCGCAGTTGATCGCCGAATCGGTGGCGATGCAGCTCGAAAAGCGCGTGGCGTTCCGGCGGGCGATGCGCAAGGCGGTCGAGTCGGCCCTGCGGTTTGGCGCACGCGGGATCAAGGTGCGGGTGTCGGGCCGGCTGAATGGCGCCGAGATTGCGCGGTCCGAATGGTATCTGCACGGCCAGTTGCCGCTGCAGACGCTGCGCGCCGACATTGACTACGGCCAGGCGGAGGCGGGTACGACGTACGGCCGGATCGGCGTGAAGGTATGGCTGTACAAGGGCGAGCGTCTCGTGCCGCGGACAGGCCGCGAAGAAGAGTACCGGACGCCGCGGCGCGCACCGCGCGCATCAGCGTAA
- the rpmD gene encoding 50S ribosomal protein L30, producing MSGDRGATKRLKVTLVKSTIGFNQKQALVVRGLGLRRIRHTIDVPDTPEVRGMIHKVRHLVTVE from the coding sequence ATGAGCGGTGATCGCGGCGCGACAAAGAGACTGAAAGTGACATTGGTGAAGAGCACCATCGGCTTCAATCAGAAGCAGGCGCTGGTGGTCCGCGGCCTGGGGCTGCGGCGCATCCGCCACACGATTGACGTGCCGGACACCCCAGAGGTGCGCGGGATGATTCACAAGGTCCGGCATCTCGTCACGGTCGAGTAG
- the rpsK gene encoding 30S ribosomal protein S11 produces MAKTEAHEGGEKTEADKPKKAFKKRGEKRVVHHGIVSIHASFNNTSITIADTEGNVIAWSSAGAVSFKGSRKGTPFAATQAALAAANVAKGMGMRSCEVRLTGPGAGRESAVRALSTVGIEVKSIRDITPIPHNGCRPTKRRRV; encoded by the coding sequence ATGGCCAAGACAGAAGCACACGAGGGCGGCGAAAAGACTGAGGCCGACAAGCCCAAGAAGGCCTTCAAGAAGCGCGGCGAGAAGCGGGTGGTGCACCATGGCATCGTCAGCATTCACGCCTCGTTCAACAACACCAGCATCACTATTGCCGATACCGAGGGCAACGTGATCGCATGGTCGAGCGCCGGAGCGGTCTCGTTCAAGGGGTCGCGCAAGGGCACGCCGTTTGCGGCGACCCAGGCGGCGCTTGCTGCGGCCAACGTGGCAAAGGGCATGGGCATGCGCTCCTGCGAGGTGCGCCTGACGGGCCCCGGGGCCGGCCGCGAATCGGCCGTCCGGGCGCTCAGCACGGTGGGCATCGAAGTGAAGTCGATTCGTGACATCACGCCCATTCCGCACAACGGGTGCCGGCCCACCAAGCGCCGACGGGTGTAG
- the map gene encoding type I methionyl aminopeptidase, translating into MIVCKSAAELVRMRAANVLVADVLAELREMVRPGVTTGDLDRFAEERVRAAGGVPAFKGYHGFPATLCTSVNEEVIHGIPSARALKIGDIVSIDLGVLLDGFYGDAAITVPLAPIDSRVAELLRVTEESLYRGIEQATVGARVSDIGHAVQRHVEAHGFSVVREFVGHGVGTALHEEPQVPNYGPAGRGPRLTEGMTLAIEPMVAMGRGAVKVLRDGWTAVTKDQSLAAHFEHTVAVTAGGPVIMTGRNGAAGQTSRGDAT; encoded by the coding sequence ATGATCGTGTGCAAGTCGGCGGCGGAGCTGGTGCGGATGCGGGCGGCCAACGTGCTGGTGGCCGATGTGCTGGCCGAGTTGCGGGAGATGGTCCGGCCGGGCGTGACGACAGGCGATCTGGATCGGTTTGCCGAAGAGCGGGTGCGGGCGGCAGGCGGGGTGCCGGCGTTCAAGGGCTATCACGGGTTTCCTGCGACGCTGTGCACATCGGTGAATGAGGAAGTGATTCACGGAATCCCGTCGGCGCGGGCGCTCAAGATCGGCGATATCGTGTCGATCGACCTGGGCGTCCTGCTGGACGGCTTTTACGGGGATGCGGCGATTACGGTGCCGCTGGCGCCGATCGACAGCCGGGTGGCCGAGCTGTTGAGAGTGACGGAAGAGTCTCTCTACCGCGGGATCGAGCAGGCCACGGTGGGCGCGCGGGTGTCGGACATCGGCCACGCGGTCCAGCGGCATGTTGAAGCCCACGGCTTTTCGGTGGTTCGCGAGTTCGTCGGCCATGGAGTCGGGACGGCACTGCACGAGGAACCCCAGGTGCCCAACTACGGCCCGGCCGGACGCGGGCCGAGGCTGACCGAGGGGATGACGCTGGCCATCGAACCGATGGTGGCGATGGGACGGGGAGCGGTGAAGGTGCTTCGGGACGGCTGGACGGCGGTGACCAAGGATCAGAGCCTGGCGGCACATTTCGAGCATACCGTGGCCGTCACCGCAGGAGGACCGGTCATCATGACGGGCCGGAATGGCGCGGCCGGGCAGACGAGTCGAGGCGACGCCACGTAA
- the rplE gene encoding 50S ribosomal protein L5: MNRLKEKYVRDVVPALMKEFGYTNVMAVPRITKVVVNMGLGEATQNAKIVDVAQDELGRIVGQKPVVTRARKSIAQFKVREGMPIGAMVTLRGVRMFEFLDRLIAIALPRVRDFKGISPKGFDGRGNYTLGLRDQLIFQEIDYMRVDKARGMNVSVCTTARTDQEARRLLQLVGLPFRTS, encoded by the coding sequence ATGAACCGGTTGAAGGAGAAATACGTCCGGGACGTCGTGCCGGCCCTGATGAAGGAGTTCGGCTACACGAACGTGATGGCGGTTCCCCGGATCACCAAGGTGGTGGTCAACATGGGGCTTGGGGAAGCCACCCAGAACGCCAAGATCGTGGACGTCGCCCAGGACGAACTCGGACGCATCGTGGGCCAGAAGCCCGTGGTGACACGGGCGCGCAAGTCCATCGCGCAGTTCAAGGTGCGCGAGGGCATGCCGATTGGCGCCATGGTCACGCTGCGGGGGGTCCGGATGTTCGAGTTCCTGGATCGCCTGATCGCGATTGCACTGCCCCGTGTGCGCGACTTCAAGGGCATCTCGCCCAAAGGGTTCGACGGCCGCGGCAACTACACGCTGGGGCTGCGCGACCAGTTGATCTTCCAGGAGATCGACTACATGCGCGTCGACAAGGCGCGCGGCATGAACGTGTCGGTCTGCACAACGGCGCGGACCGACCAGGAGGCCCGGCGGCTGCTGCAGCTGGTCGGCCTGCCGTTCCGGACGAGCTAG
- the rplP gene encoding 50S ribosomal protein L16 produces MLMPKKVKYRKQQRGRRCGKAWRGSDVSFGEYGLMAMEACWMTARQIEAARVAMTRFIKRGGKIWVRVFPDKPVTKKPAETRMGKGKGAPEFWVAVVRPGKILFEMEGVTELEARQAFDRAAAKLPIPTRFATRFAQEKV; encoded by the coding sequence ATGTTGATGCCGAAGAAAGTCAAGTACCGGAAACAGCAGCGCGGTCGCCGGTGCGGCAAGGCCTGGCGCGGGTCGGACGTGTCGTTCGGCGAGTACGGGCTGATGGCGATGGAAGCGTGCTGGATGACGGCACGGCAGATCGAGGCGGCCCGCGTCGCGATGACCCGTTTCATCAAGCGCGGCGGCAAGATCTGGGTGCGCGTGTTCCCCGACAAGCCGGTGACCAAGAAGCCGGCCGAGACGCGCATGGGCAAGGGCAAGGGCGCGCCGGAATTCTGGGTGGCCGTCGTGCGGCCGGGCAAGATCCTGTTCGAGATGGAGGGCGTGACCGAGCTCGAGGCGCGCCAGGCGTTCGACCGGGCGGCAGCGAAGCTGCCGATCCCGACCCGCTTCGCGACGCGGTTCGCCCAGGAGAAGGTGTGA
- the rplR gene encoding 50S ribosomal protein L18: MKIKTKLDSRRRIKMRIRKRVHGTGVRPRLSVFRSVEHMYVQAIDDTTGQTLASAATTEPALKAVLTGGAKGGNLNGAKTIGKTIAERLRARGIMHVVFDRSGFLYHGRVKAVADAAREAGLEF; the protein is encoded by the coding sequence ATGAAGATCAAGACCAAGCTCGATAGTCGCCGGCGCATCAAGATGCGCATCCGGAAGCGCGTCCATGGAACGGGCGTGCGCCCGCGCCTCAGCGTCTTCCGGAGTGTGGAACACATGTACGTGCAGGCGATCGACGACACGACCGGGCAGACACTGGCCTCGGCCGCGACGACCGAGCCGGCTCTCAAGGCCGTCCTGACGGGCGGGGCCAAGGGCGGCAACCTGAACGGGGCCAAGACCATCGGCAAGACGATCGCCGAACGGCTGCGGGCCAGGGGCATCATGCACGTGGTGTTCGACCGCAGCGGGTTCCTGTACCACGGACGCGTCAAGGCCGTGGCCGATGCCGCGCGCGAAGCAGGGTTGGAGTTCTAG
- the rpsM gene encoding 30S ribosomal protein S13 produces the protein MARIAGVDLPRTKRVEIGLTYIFGIGHTRAAGICKVAGVSPDVRVKDLSEDDVRKIRRVIEAQGGVEGDLRKEVSMNIKRLMDIGCYRGLRHRRSLPVRGQRTRTNARTRKGPRKGAIAKKKTV, from the coding sequence ATGGCACGTATCGCGGGTGTGGACCTGCCGCGGACCAAGCGGGTAGAGATCGGGCTGACCTACATTTTCGGCATCGGCCACACGCGGGCCGCCGGGATCTGCAAGGTCGCCGGGGTGAGCCCCGACGTCCGGGTGAAGGATCTGTCGGAAGACGATGTGCGGAAGATCCGCCGCGTCATCGAAGCGCAGGGCGGCGTCGAGGGCGACCTTCGCAAGGAGGTCTCCATGAACATCAAGCGGCTGATGGATATCGGCTGTTACCGCGGCCTGCGGCATCGCCGCAGTTTGCCGGTGCGGGGCCAGCGGACGCGAACCAACGCGCGCACTCGGAAGGGGCCGCGCAAGGGCGCTATTGCCAAGAAGAAGACGGTGTAG
- the rpmJ gene encoding 50S ribosomal protein L36 — MKVRASVKRICDKCKIVRRRGVVRVICTNQKHKQRQG; from the coding sequence ATGAAGGTCAGAGCGTCGGTCAAACGGATTTGCGACAAGTGCAAGATTGTCCGCCGCCGCGGGGTGGTGAGGGTGATCTGCACGAACCAAAAGCATAAGCAGAGGCAGGGGTAA
- the rpsD gene encoding 30S ribosomal protein S4, translated as MARYTGPVCRMCRREGMKLFLKGERCYAEKCGIEKRNTPPGQHGKARKAKLAGYGLQLREKQRVKRIYGVLENQFRRYFEAADRQRGITGELLLQKLECRLDNVVYRLGFATSRSQARQLVRHGHFSVNGRKVDIPSRLVREGDVVGVRAGSQKNVFVLHAMEEVKGRGIPEWLSAQPEQMSGRVVALPSRAQINLPVQEQLIVELYSK; from the coding sequence ATGGCTAGATACACTGGACCTGTTTGCCGCATGTGCCGCCGCGAGGGCATGAAGTTGTTCCTCAAGGGCGAGCGGTGCTACGCGGAGAAGTGCGGGATCGAGAAGCGCAACACCCCTCCCGGCCAGCACGGGAAGGCGCGCAAGGCGAAGCTGGCGGGCTACGGCCTGCAGCTGCGCGAGAAGCAGCGCGTCAAGCGCATTTACGGCGTGCTCGAAAACCAGTTCCGCCGCTATTTCGAGGCGGCCGATCGCCAGCGCGGGATCACCGGCGAGCTGCTCCTCCAGAAGCTCGAGTGCCGGCTGGACAACGTGGTGTACCGCCTGGGCTTCGCGACCTCGCGGTCGCAGGCCCGGCAGCTGGTGCGCCACGGGCACTTCTCGGTGAACGGCCGGAAGGTGGACATCCCGTCGCGGCTGGTCCGCGAAGGCGACGTGGTGGGCGTGCGGGCAGGCAGCCAGAAGAACGTGTTCGTGCTGCACGCGATGGAGGAAGTCAAGGGGCGCGGCATTCCGGAATGGCTCTCGGCGCAGCCGGAGCAGATGTCCGGTCGTGTGGTCGCGCTGCCGAGCCGCGCGCAGATCAACCTGCCGGTGCAGGAGCAGCTGATCGTCGAACTCTACTCGAAGTAA
- the rplX gene encoding 50S ribosomal protein L24: MSRLLTPIRRNDTVIVTAGKDRGKRGRVLKVLPVKNRLVIEGVNFISRHTRPNPSKNIKGGIMKREAPLHASNVQIICPECSARTRIGRRTLGDGRKVRICRKCEGVVDK; encoded by the coding sequence ATGTCACGGTTGCTTACACCCATCCGTCGAAACGACACCGTCATCGTGACGGCCGGCAAGGATCGCGGCAAGCGCGGGCGCGTGCTCAAGGTCCTGCCGGTGAAGAACCGCCTCGTCATTGAAGGCGTGAACTTCATCAGCCGTCACACGCGGCCGAACCCGAGCAAGAACATCAAGGGCGGCATCATGAAGCGCGAGGCGCCTCTGCACGCGTCCAACGTGCAGATCATCTGCCCCGAGTGCAGCGCCCGCACGCGCATCGGCCGCCGGACGCTCGGAGACGGGCGCAAGGTCCGGATCTGCCGCAAGTGCGAGGGAGTAGTCGACAAATGA
- a CDS encoding type Z 30S ribosomal protein S14, protein MATTAKIAKEASVLKYKIRHRNRCRLCGRPRAYFRKFALCRLCFRELALRGEVAGVIKSSW, encoded by the coding sequence ATGGCTACTACCGCGAAGATCGCCAAGGAAGCAAGCGTCCTCAAGTATAAGATCCGTCACCGTAACCGGTGCCGGCTGTGCGGGCGCCCCCGCGCGTATTTTCGCAAATTCGCGCTGTGCCGTCTCTGTTTCCGCGAGCTGGCGCTCCGGGGCGAGGTGGCCGGGGTCATCAAGAGCAGCTGGTAA
- the rplO gene encoding 50S ribosomal protein L15 produces MDLSNLKPPKGATRKRKRVGRGPGSGQGKTAGRGNKGAQSRSGYHKKRGFEGGQMPLHRRVPKRGFHNLFRVEYAVVNLDDLAARFAAGAVVTPDALHEMRLVTRKLPIKVLGRGDIGIALTVKAHKFSGKAAEKIAAAGGSIETL; encoded by the coding sequence ATGGATCTCAGCAATCTGAAACCGCCAAAGGGTGCGACCCGAAAGCGGAAGCGTGTGGGTCGCGGCCCGGGGTCGGGTCAGGGCAAGACGGCGGGGCGCGGGAACAAGGGCGCCCAGTCGCGGTCGGGCTATCACAAGAAGCGGGGGTTTGAGGGCGGCCAGATGCCCCTGCACCGCCGCGTGCCGAAGCGGGGGTTCCACAACCTGTTCCGCGTCGAGTACGCGGTCGTGAACCTGGACGATCTGGCGGCGCGGTTCGCGGCCGGCGCCGTGGTCACGCCCGACGCCCTGCACGAGATGCGCCTGGTGACCAGGAAGCTGCCGATCAAGGTGCTGGGGCGCGGCGACATCGGCATCGCGCTTACGGTGAAGGCGCACAAGTTCTCCGGCAAGGCAGCCGAAAAGATCGCTGCCGCCGGCGGGTCCATCGAAACGCTCTAG
- the secY gene encoding preprotein translocase subunit SecY codes for MVESIRNIWNVPDLRKRVLFTLAMLGVYRVGNHIPTPGVNTAALQQLAEQTKNTMFGMYDMFSGGSLSKVTIFALGIMPYISASIILQLLTVVWPYLERLSKEGDLGRRKITQYTRYGTILLSVIQAWGIAIYLEHQTQIAGGMQLVYAPGLRFQLLTVLTLTAGTTLIMWLGEQITERGIGNGMSLIIFAGIVAQLPRAVIATLSQMSTNQIGLFTVLFLLVMAGVVIAAIIFMERGNRRITVQYAKRVVGRRMYGGSSTHIPLKVNTGGVIPVIFASSILAFPATIAGMFPQGSWGQTVIHQISYGMPLYNLLYVLGIVFFAYFYTAIIFNPDDVAENMRKYGGFVPGIRPGKRTAEHIDTILTRITLAGAVYLALVAILPEFLLVGFKVAPIPFIGEWLDSVLPRFITEGLNVQFYFGGTSLLIVVGVAMDTVQQIESQLIMRHYDGFMKKTRIRGRRG; via the coding sequence ATGGTTGAAAGCATCAGGAACATCTGGAACGTCCCGGACCTGCGCAAGCGGGTGCTGTTCACGCTGGCCATGCTTGGCGTGTACCGCGTCGGGAACCACATTCCGACGCCTGGCGTCAACACCGCCGCGCTGCAGCAGCTGGCCGAACAGACCAAGAACACGATGTTCGGCATGTACGACATGTTCTCGGGCGGCAGTCTGTCGAAGGTGACGATCTTCGCGCTGGGCATCATGCCCTACATCAGCGCGTCGATCATCCTGCAGCTGTTGACCGTGGTGTGGCCGTACCTCGAACGGTTGTCGAAGGAAGGCGACCTCGGCCGACGCAAGATCACGCAGTACACGCGTTACGGCACGATCCTGCTGAGCGTGATTCAGGCGTGGGGCATCGCGATCTACCTCGAACACCAGACCCAGATCGCCGGCGGGATGCAGCTGGTGTACGCGCCCGGGCTGCGGTTCCAGCTGCTCACGGTACTGACCCTGACGGCGGGCACGACGCTCATCATGTGGCTGGGCGAGCAGATCACCGAACGCGGGATCGGCAACGGCATGTCGCTCATCATCTTCGCGGGCATCGTGGCACAGCTGCCGCGGGCCGTGATCGCGACGTTGAGCCAGATGAGCACGAACCAGATTGGCCTGTTCACGGTCCTGTTCCTCCTCGTGATGGCCGGGGTCGTGATTGCCGCCATCATCTTCATGGAGCGGGGCAACAGGCGCATCACCGTCCAGTACGCCAAGCGCGTGGTCGGGCGCCGGATGTACGGGGGATCCAGCACGCACATTCCCCTCAAGGTCAATACGGGCGGCGTCATTCCGGTGATCTTTGCTTCATCCATTCTTGCGTTCCCTGCCACGATTGCGGGCATGTTCCCGCAGGGCAGCTGGGGCCAGACGGTCATCCACCAGATCAGTTACGGGATGCCGCTGTACAACCTGCTGTACGTGCTCGGCATCGTGTTCTTCGCGTATTTCTACACGGCCATCATCTTCAACCCGGATGACGTCGCCGAGAACATGCGGAAGTACGGCGGGTTCGTCCCCGGGATTCGTCCCGGCAAGCGGACCGCCGAGCACATCGACACGATTCTGACGCGGATCACGCTGGCCGGGGCCGTCTACCTGGCGCTGGTGGCGATTCTGCCGGAGTTCCTGCTCGTCGGCTTCAAAGTCGCGCCGATTCCGTTCATCGGCGAGTGGCTCGACTCTGTGCTGCCCCGGTTCATCACCGAAGGGCTGAACGTGCAGTTCTACTTCGGTGGCACGTCGTTGCTGATTGTGGTCGGCGTGGCGATGGATACCGTGCAGCAGATCGAGTCCCAGCTGATCATGCGCCACTACGACGGCTTCATGAAGAAGACGCGGATTCGCGGGCGCCGGGGGTAG
- the rpmC gene encoding 50S ribosomal protein L29 — protein MKVQEIRALNVGDLQGKVRDLQDQIFRQRIQKAMGQLDTPHKVRTLRRELARVETVLREKR, from the coding sequence ATGAAGGTCCAGGAGATCCGCGCGCTCAACGTCGGCGACCTGCAGGGCAAAGTGAGGGATTTGCAGGATCAGATCTTCCGGCAGCGCATCCAGAAGGCCATGGGCCAGCTGGACACGCCGCACAAGGTGCGCACGCTCCGGCGCGAACTGGCGCGTGTCGAGACGGTCCTCAGGGAAAAACGGTAG
- the rpsH gene encoding 30S ribosomal protein S8 — MTDPIADMFTRLRNAVQAKHARVDVPANTLKAEIARILQDEGYVAGFKMVDEPSDSVRKTPVRHLRIFLKYGPRGEGVISGIRRVSRPGRRVYYSHDKVPPVLGGLGISILTTSRGVMTGREAVKSGVGGEVLCNVW, encoded by the coding sequence ATGACCGATCCGATTGCTGACATGTTCACGCGCCTCCGCAACGCCGTACAGGCGAAGCACGCGCGTGTCGACGTTCCGGCCAACACGCTGAAAGCCGAGATCGCGCGGATCCTTCAGGATGAGGGGTACGTCGCCGGCTTCAAGATGGTCGACGAACCCTCGGACAGCGTGCGCAAGACGCCCGTGCGGCACCTGCGCATTTTCCTGAAGTACGGCCCTCGCGGCGAGGGCGTGATCAGCGGGATCCGGCGCGTCAGCCGCCCTGGTCGCCGCGTGTACTACAGCCACGACAAAGTGCCGCCCGTGCTGGGTGGCCTCGGCATCAGCATCCTGACGACGTCGCGCGGCGTCATGACGGGGCGCGAGGCCGTCAAAAGCGGCGTTGGCGGCGAAGTGTTGTGCAACGTCTGGTAG
- the infA gene encoding translation initiation factor IF-1 — protein MPKDDTIEVTGIVLESLPNAMFRVELENKHPVLAHVSGRMRKHFIRILTGDRVLIELSPYDLSRGRITYRYK, from the coding sequence GTGCCGAAAGACGACACGATTGAAGTCACGGGGATTGTGCTCGAGTCGCTCCCGAACGCGATGTTCCGTGTGGAACTGGAGAACAAGCACCCGGTGCTTGCGCACGTGTCGGGCAGGATGCGGAAGCATTTCATCCGGATCCTGACGGGTGATCGGGTGCTGATTGAGCTGTCGCCGTACGACTTGAGCCGGGGCCGCATCACGTATCGGTACAAGTAG
- the rpsQ gene encoding 30S ribosomal protein S17 — protein MAATTEITAKVVSDKMAKSRVVAIERHVRHGMYGKAQRLTTTFMAHDEKNETHTGDVVAMVESRPLSRRKRWVITRIVQRVAGASAE, from the coding sequence ATGGCGGCAACAACTGAAATCACGGCGAAGGTCGTCAGCGACAAGATGGCGAAGAGCCGCGTGGTAGCCATCGAGCGCCACGTGCGTCACGGGATGTACGGGAAGGCCCAGCGGCTGACCACGACGTTCATGGCGCACGACGAGAAGAACGAGACGCACACCGGGGACGTCGTGGCGATGGTCGAGAGCCGCCCGCTGTCGCGTCGCAAGCGCTGGGTGATTACCCGCATCGTGCAGCGGGTGGCCGGCGCGTCCGCCGAGTAA
- the rplF gene encoding 50S ribosomal protein L6, whose translation MSRIGKKPIAIPSGVTVKVHAGAVDVQGPKGKLRQSFPKGISFELKGAELCAIPESDARGLGKFHGLARSLVANAVEGVSNGFKKELDIVGVGYRAELKGRQITFALGYSHPIVFDIPAGIDVTVDKQTHVTVTGVDRQMVGQVAADIRRMRKPDPYKQKGVRYTGEVLKKKVGKTGA comes from the coding sequence ATGTCTCGTATTGGCAAGAAACCGATTGCGATTCCCAGCGGCGTGACCGTCAAGGTCCACGCCGGTGCTGTCGACGTGCAGGGCCCGAAGGGCAAACTGCGCCAGTCGTTTCCCAAGGGCATCAGCTTCGAGCTCAAGGGCGCCGAATTGTGCGCCATCCCGGAGAGCGATGCCCGCGGACTCGGCAAGTTTCACGGTCTGGCCCGGAGCCTGGTGGCGAACGCCGTCGAGGGGGTCTCGAACGGCTTCAAGAAGGAACTGGACATCGTCGGCGTCGGCTATCGTGCCGAGCTGAAGGGGCGCCAGATCACGTTCGCGCTCGGGTACTCGCACCCGATCGTGTTCGACATTCCGGCCGGGATCGATGTGACCGTCGACAAACAGACACACGTGACGGTGACTGGTGTCGACCGTCAGATGGTCGGCCAGGTGGCCGCTGACATCCGCCGGATGCGCAAGCCCGATCCCTACAAGCAGAAGGGCGTGCGCTATACCGGTGAGGTGTTGAAGAAGAAGGTCGGCAAGACCGGCGCGTAG
- the rpsE gene encoding 30S ribosomal protein S5: MFRTREKIDPSQLELKDTVVAINRVTKVVKGGKNLSFSALIVVGDGHGVVGFGVGKAREVPSAIKKGIEAAKKGLIRVPLVGTTVPHIVTGKYGAGSVLLKPAPEGTGIIAGGAVRAVVESAGIQNVVTKSLGSANPHNVVRATFVGLMTLKDPVTVARMRGRTLAEL, from the coding sequence ATGTTCAGAACACGAGAAAAGATCGATCCGTCCCAGCTGGAGCTGAAGGACACCGTCGTCGCCATCAATCGCGTGACGAAGGTCGTCAAGGGCGGCAAGAACCTGAGCTTCAGCGCGCTGATCGTCGTCGGCGACGGGCACGGTGTGGTGGGCTTCGGCGTCGGGAAGGCGCGCGAAGTGCCGTCGGCCATCAAGAAGGGGATCGAGGCCGCCAAGAAGGGGCTCATCCGGGTCCCGCTGGTGGGGACGACCGTGCCGCACATCGTCACCGGCAAGTATGGGGCGGGCAGCGTGCTGCTCAAGCCGGCACCCGAGGGCACAGGCATCATCGCCGGCGGCGCAGTGCGCGCCGTGGTGGAGTCGGCGGGCATCCAGAACGTGGTGACCAAGTCGCTCGGCAGCGCGAATCCGCACAACGTGGTGCGGGCGACGTTTGTCGGACTGATGACGCTGAAGGACCCCGTGACGGTGGCCCGGATGCGCGGACGCACGCTGGCGGAACTGTAG